GCTGCAGATTCTGCTGCTGCTCACGATCTTGTCGCTCGCGCCTGCGATTATTCTGATGCTGACGTCGTTCACCAAGATTATTATCGTGTTCGACTTCATGAAACGCGCGCTCAGCCTGCAGAACATGCCCCCGAACCAGGTCATGGTTTCTCTGGCTCTCTTTATCACTTTCTTTATCATGGCGCCGACGTTCGACGAGATGAACAAGAAGGCAATCACCCCCTATCTTGACGGCAAGATTAGCAACACGGGTTTCTTTAAAGAAGCCGCAGCGCCGCTCAGAAAATTCATGGTCAAACAGATCGGCCGCGAGGGCATTAAAGAGATCGCCCTGTTCGTACGGTTAAGTAAAGCCGAGAGGCCCAAGAAGATCGACGATGTTTCGATGCAGGTACTGATACCTGCTTTCATGCTCACCGAGATCAAAAAGGCATTTATCATCGGCATCTACCTGTTCTTGCCGTTTCTGATTATCGACATGGTTGTCGCGAGTGTGCTCATGTCGATGGGCATGATGATGTTGCCACCGGTCATGATTTCGCTGCCGTTCAAGATTATTCTGTTCGTTCTCGTCGACGGCTGGACACTACTCACGTACGAAATCGTCCGAAGCTACGGGTAACCGTAGCTGAGGAGCCTGCCCTGAGCTCGTCGAAGGGAAGCTACGGGTAGCTCTCGCAGTTGCGGTTTCGTCGATACCGCAATTACGTCGCCGCTTTTGCCTGTGCGTCGGCGAGCTTGCGCTTCAAAATGTCGATGCTACCGAAATTCTTGTCGATTTCAATGAGTTCTGAGAGCATCGCCTCAGCCCGCTTGAAGTTGCCCATGCGCAGGTGCAGATCGCACAGCAGCGCAAGGTTCTTGGCGATCGGCACTTCTCTGAGGCGCAGGCGCTCTGAAAGATCGATCGACTTGCGGTAGTCTTTTATTCTGCGAAAGCAGAGGCTCGCGAAATAGACAAAGTGTGCGTCCGCTGGCTTTAGCCATAAATAATCCTGCGCATACTGCGCGGCTTTTTCATAGTCTTTGGTCTGGTAATAGATCTGCGCCAGATTCTTCACCGCCTCGGGGTAAAATTCATCTTGGCGCAGGTAGGCTTCGATGCGCCGAATTGCTTTGTCGGTCTGCCCCGTCTTAAGATCGCGTTTCACCCCGCTCAATACCGCGCCATAGTCGAAAGCGTGGTGGTTGTTGCGCTGCTCGACATAGCGCTCGATACGCATGATCGAGAGGTCGTCCATGATTTCGCCGCGCTGCTCAATTGCGCCCACAATGTCGGTGACGCGTCCGCCATTTTCTTCAATAATGCGCAAGAACAGCGTCTCATCTTCGTTGATAATACGGTCACCATGTTCATCGTACCCGAGTATAATGTCGTCGCGACCGTCAGACCCGACGAATAAGACATCACCGGGTTCGAGCTGGGTTGTTGCGATTTGCAACTTACCTTCAACGCCTGCGGTACCAAGCTTGCGCAGCATGGTATCGTTCTCGATAAACTCCGCTTTTCCGTTTCGGTAAAGCACGGCGCGGGGGTGTTCGGCGAGAATATGGTACATCAGACCCGTGTGCTCGTCGATAAGGCCAAAAAAGCCCGACATCAGCATCGAGCCGTCGAAACTCTCGAACACCCGGTGCAGCTCAATGAACGCATTCTTGAGCCAGCGTTCCGGTGCCTGCTGCTGCATCGCAAGTGTTGCCTGCGTGCGTTCAACAATTGTGTGAAAAACCGACCCCAAGACGAGCGCGCCGCCGGCCCCCTGTATCGATTTGCCCATCGCGTCACCGTTCACGAAGGCGATGTGCCGTTTGCCTTCGAGTTCAATTATGTGCGAAATATTGATATCGCCGCCGATGTCTTTACTCCAGTGGCGAAACTCGAACTTTTTCTTCTGCCGCACGACCGACTCGATGCCTACGAGGGAGCTGTCGACCTCATTCACGCCGAGGGGTTTTAGAAGCAGAGTCGTGAGAAAATAATCACCGTCTTGCTGTGCCTTGAGCGCTTGCACGTCTTTGAGCGTTGTTTGCAGTTCTTGCGTACGCTCTTTCACTTTCTCTTCGAGCTGCTCGGCATATTGCTGCAACCGCATGCGACCGGCTTTAATTGAACGCGCCATCTTGTTAAAGCTCTTGGCCATAAAGCCGATCTCGTCTTCAACCTGAACTTTGACACGGGCATCAAAATTGTCGTTGTGAATCTCTTTAAGGCCATCGACCAGCCAATTGATCGGCCGCATCAGGGCGCCCCTGAAGAAAACGGAGAATCCAATAAGTATAAAGAGGTACGACGACAGAATCACGATCACGAGCGGCCACGTTGCCGCGGCGATCTGCTGCCGGTAATAGATATAGGGATACGCAACTTCAATGACGCGTTGCTGTCCCTGGTCAACGAATGGGTAAGATACATAATGCTGCGGAAAGCTACCGGCATAATGTATCTGGCCTCGGTAGAGCCGCTGCGCTTCTTCGCGCCATGGCGTCAGAGATGCCATCAGCAGCTGTTTCTTTTCCGTAGCTGCGAGTTCACCCAATTTTTCTGTGGCTTCGGCGAGCCCGGGAAATTTCTTATCGAGTGCGGCAATCACCTCACCGCTTTTTTTCTCAAACTCAGCGTCGCTCATCTGCCGAAGCTTTGCGATCTGGTAAAGCTGCTGGCTTCTGAGCGAGCGAATCGCTGCGGTCAGCGTTGCGCCATCGGTATAATTGGCACGCGAAACCAGTTCTTGCAAATAGCGCGATTGAATTGCCGAGTGCTTCGACACCTGAGCGAGAAGATCGAGCGCCACTTTCTTCACCGTTTCTGCATCGCCCTTGAGCACCTGCAAACTGTCATGCAGATAGGTTGCCTGCATCTGCTGCAACAGGGCCGTTTCACTTTCGTAATCCTCACCGGGAGCAGAGAGAAGCTTACTCTGTTTGTGGTCATAGATTATTTTTTTGACGCCATAGTCTGGTAGGCGGCCCAAAACATAACCTTCACGCGCCCTGCCATAGAGCAGCGCATCGAAATTGCGCTCGGCATCGTGCAGCCAGTAATACGCGACCGCCTGAAATATCAAAAGCACGGTCAAGAGTGTAATGCCGGTAATTCGCCAGAGAACCGAGGTACGGTCTTTCGTGACGTTGATGTAGGTAACGATCGCTGCAAAGTAACCGAACAGGTTAAAAATGACCGTGGCCGTCATAAAAGTCGAGCGTGGTATTAGATTGTCGCGGCTGAGAACCTGCAAGATCGCGGGCGGTATTGTCGCGAACAGAAACGCTGCCGCAATCAGCCACACGCCCGAGCGCTCGTCGCCACGCTCTTTGAAACCGCGCCAGATACCCGTGGCGACGAAGTGTAAGAAGTGCAGTAGAATCATGAGGCTGACAGCCTTCTGCGCGGGCAGAGAATCTGAATCCCAGAAATGGCTGTTAAAAAGATAATAGAGCGGCGAATTGAACATGACGTATGCGAGCCATGCCGATACCAGAATAATGGAGGAGTGCCCAATAACCAGAACCCATTTTACCACGCGCGTCGAGTGAACGCGCGGGAACGAATGAAAGAACGCGGCGACGTGAAGACCTGCGCACATCGCCGTGTAGAAATTCAGCCAGCGCGTCGCAAAATTCGGCACGGTATAGATGCCATGCGTGATCAGATAGCTCAGATTGAAAATTCCGGTGAAAACCATCGCAATCGCGAGTTGCGTGCTCGCCGGCGAGCGGTTGGGCACCCGAAACAGCAGAATCGCCACATATAATAAGAATAGAAAAGACAGCAACGAACCTACAAAGAAGTAATTGGGATACAACGCGGGCATTCCCGGTTCTGCCTATGCCCGCTATAATGTAAACTAAAGATTCTGGTATTGTGGTTTTTTACTTCACGGCTGATTTAAGTTTAAGTAAACTGCTGTATGCCCAATTCGGCGGTACCCACTTCTCTCTGGCCTGCTCTGCTGCAGCTTCTGTTCGGCGTCGGCTTTGCCGGGCTGATTCTGCTGCTCGCTCACAAGATCAGACCCCGCACGAGCAAACCCGCCGAATCGCACCCTGACACGTTCGAATGCGGTATACCCTACACCGACGATGCGCGCGGGCTGTTCAACGTAAAGTTCTACCTTGTGGCGATGATTTTTATCATCTTCGACGTCGAGGCCATCTTTCTGATGCCCTGGGCGGTATCGTTTCAGCCGTTTCGCGAAGCCGGCTTCGGTTTCGTGATGCTTGTTGAACTCGTCATATTTATGGCAATTCTCTTCATCGGCTATTATTATGTGCTGAAGAAAGGCGCCCTGAATTGGGAGGATCCAAATTGAGCACTGAAACGATCACGAACCGATTCACTAACCCTGGAAGCCGCCAAGATCAACATCGTGTTGAGCGGCTACCCGGTGCCTCCATGCACCCTGCCAGCTCAGCAGGCCCCGAAAAGGGCCAGTTCGACCAGAGCTTCATCGTGGGCGCGCTCGACGATTTTATCTCGTGGGGGCAGTCTTATTCGCTTTGGCCGTTTCCCTTTGCGACCGCCTGCTGCGGCATCGAGTACATGGCGACAAGTGCCTCTGATTTTGATATCGCGCGCTTTGGTGCCGAACGCCCGTCATTCTCACCACGCCAGGCAGACATGATTCTCGTGCTCGGCACCATCACCTACAAGATGGCTCCGGTATTGCGCAATATTTACGAACAGCTCGCCGACCCAAGATACGTGGTTTCGGTCGGGGCCTGCGCGTCGTCGGGGGGTATGTTCCACACCTACGCGGTGCTGCAGGGCATCGACCGCATTCTGCCGGTCGATGTGTACGTTCCGGGTTGCCCTCCCCGCCCTGAGGCGATTCTCGAAGCGGTGATGCAGCTGCAGAAAAAATTGCGCGCGCAGACAATTGAAGAACGCCGCGAAGAAATTCGCCATAAGTTGGCGTTAATCGAAGAGAAAAATCGTCCCATAGTCGTAGAGTGAGGGTTCGTTAACAGCGATAATTTGCCCAAAAGGTGAGGTCAGACATGGCAGCGCAATATTACGACATTCAAGATTCGCGGCGCATCTTCGGCAGCGAAGTCGAGCTGATGAAGTTTCTGAAGTCGCTGCTGATCAAGGATTACAAGATATACGAGATGCAGAATGAAAAGGGCACCATCGTGCCCTACCACGCGCACGCTCACACTGAAACAATTCTCGTACTCGAGGGCGTCATGCGCCTTATCATCGAAGAAGACATCGTCGATATTTATCCTGGGCAAATGGTGACGATTCAGCCATTCGCAGTCCATATGGCGGCTTTTCCGCAAGAGTCGGGCGCGCGCTTCTATTTACTGTATTCTGAGCGCGGTAAGCAGAAACTTTTTCCTCAGCAGGATTAACCACTTTAACGCAGCTCATAGCCGTTCAGCATCTGCATCTCTTTTGGGCTCGCGCGATAGGGTCGCACAAAAGCCTGCGGCGCCTGCCTTTGCAGATTACTGAGCAGCCGTTCGGCATCGGCGTTCTCGCCGGTAATTTTGATGATCTCTTCAAGTAGAAGCCGGGCATCGTAAAACCGGCGTTCGGCGAGCTTCACCTCGACCAGCGGCCAGATATAGCGCGCTTCTGAACCAAATAGGGAATAAATAGCGAGCGCATGCCGGGCCGCAGCCTTAGTCTGCCTCGCCGCCGCAGCGATGCGGTAAAGCGCCAGGTAGCTGCCCTCACGGTCAGGCCGGCTGAGCTTCGCGCGCTCGAAACATGCCAGTGCGAGAGGTATTTTTTGCTTCTTCTCCATGGCATCACACTCCGCGGTATCGACCGCAGCCATTGCCGGTTCGATCGTCTCGAGCACCTGTTTCGCAGCCTGCCTGTCTCCCTGCCGGCCCAGCACTATCGCATAGCGTATATGCGTCGCCGAATCTGACTTATTGACAGCCAGATATTTCTCATAAAACTTCTTCGCCTGTGTCCATTTGCCGCGATCATCGTATTGTACCGCCAGATACGCATAAGCTTCGGGCTTATTATAGCCGTGTTCCATTGCGCGTTCATACATGTTGACGGCCTCTTCGTGCCGGCCGAGTGCCAGCAGTGCCTCGGCAGAGAGAACTTCAGCCTCGAGCTGTGTATTCTGATCGCTATTCATCTGCAAGGTGACACGAAGCGAATCGAGTGCGTTCAAGAAGCGCCGGCGCTCAAAATGTTCGCGTGCCCGCTCGAGAAAATCTTCGGCAGTGACAGGTTGTGCGCGGTGTAATGAAACAACCGTGAAGAGCAATACGCAATGCCGCAAGAGCGACATCGCCCACCGCATATCAGAACCTCACGCCGAACGAAAGCTGAAGACCGATCGCATGGTTGCGCTCAGAGCCGGGTGTGCCTTCGAAGAACAATTGCTCCCGCAGAATGTAGCGGTTTTTAAACATCTGCGCGGCGAACAGCGTGACGATGAACGAATTGCCGCGGTACGATGAGAAGGCGTTTCCGGTGGTTGCTCCGGTTGAATTGAAGCCGAAATAACCCTGGCCGTTGCCGAAACTTGTCAGGTTCGTATTGCCGGTATTCTGAAAGTAGAGCCGATTGGTGAGTAAAAAACCCCAGGTCGTGGCAACCTTGTCGAACTCGCGCTGCAACTTGCCGAACTCCATACCAATCGAGAGGTCATAAGTACCGAAATAGTGACCCACGGCATCGGTGCCGGTTGTCGGCTTGTATTCGGTGAGGTAAATTTCGTCGATCACGAATTTCACGATAATATCGGTGAACGGGCCTTTGCTGATCGGTTGCTTTTCGTCGACAACCGAACCCAGCTGCAGCCGCAGATTACGGCGGTATTCGATTTCAACCTTCGCCACGTCGAAAGACGTGCTCTTCGGCGCGCTTTCAGCATCGCGAAACAGATAACGGGGGTATATGCGCAGAACGAAAAATGTCAGATCGTCGCGGCCGCCCATAAAGAGACCGAATTTTGTGTCTGAGATTGAAGTATAATCGGTATTCTGAATATACGTCGTCGTCGACACGGGCACGGTGCTGTTCTCGACATTCAGCTGGCTGAAGAGAATGCCGCCGCCGAAAAAGAAGTACTTGAAGTTGTACTGCATCTCGATCTTCTGCGAGCCTGCATAAAACGTGGGCTGCAAAATGCCGTAATATGGCGTCTGGCCATTCAATCTGAACGTCAGCTCGCGCAACGGATTGAACTCCGCATAGGCGCCCGCAGGTGTCTGCAAAACCCCTGCAGGTTTATAGAGATTCAGCGCCGTCGACTGTTTATCGATGACGCCGATTGCCGAAGCAAACACACCCACCTCACCGATCACTTCGGGCCGTGCCTCGCAGTTCGGGTTTGTGGCCGGGTCACCGGTCAGATCATTGCGTGCGTCATAAATTTTTTGCTCGGCGAGTTTCGAGTACGCATCGGGTAACCACTTTTGAACCGACGCGTTGCGCGGGTCGAGCTTCAGCGTGGTTTCACCAGAGAAAACCGCATCTTTGTAGAGCCCCATGGTGTACTGCATTCGCCCGAGGCTCGCCCATGATACCGTCTGCTGTGGATTGCGCACGACCGCTTTTTGGTAGTTTTCCAGCGCCTTGTTCTTATCGCCCGCAAGCTCGTACGTGTAGGCAACGTTATGGTATGAGCGCGCGGCGCGTGAATCGTCGAGTGAGATTGCTTTTTGAAAACGATCAGCAGCATCGAGGTAGCGCGAATCATTGGAAAGGTCGATACCTTCCCAGTTGAGCTTATCTACCTCAGCCGCAAGGTCTTTGCTGCTTTTTTTCTGGTTCTGTGCACCGGCTGCAGAGGCGAAAAACAACATCGCCAGCAAAAAATAGGAGTATGGATTGCGCATTTTCATAGTCGGTTAGACGCCCCGTCTGGGTAAATATCGACTTATTATGCTATACGATATAGCTTATTTTGCTGCCGCCAAGGAGGGCGTCCAGGCAGAATTTATGCTATACGATATAGCTTATTTTGCTGCCGCCAGGGCAGCGACTAGACGCGTTCTTTGAGGCTCTTCGACAGATTGCTGACTTTTTCTGCCAGCTCTTGAACGCTTTGGCGCGCCATCGGGTCAACTTGTTCGAGGTAACCCTGAATCGCACGGCTCACCTCGGTGGCACGCTTTTCATAGTCACGAATCGCCTGAATCGATTTTTCAATGAGTTCATCGAGTTTCTCGTTGGTATCTTCGGCTGTGTTTGAGGCCGCGATACGCTGGCTGAGTTGCTGAATATCACGGTCGAGCACGGTGAGCCCGTGCCGCACTTCTTCGGTGACTGAGATCAGGGCTTCGATGCCGCTGCGCAAAGCCTTTTTCAGTGTCTCTTCCATGGCGGCAAAAAACGTTATTTGCATCGAATGTACATCTTTTCGGAATATTCCGTTCAGGCCATGACATCTTTCGTGGCCGATTCGAGATCGGCAGAAATATTGAAAACCGACAAGAGCCGCGTCACCTCAAAGATGTTTTGAATCTGCTCATTGAGGCCGCAAATCACTACTTTAGAACTCTCGCGCTTTTTGACCATGCTGACAAAACTCACGAGCACCCCAATACCAGACGAATCGACGAATGCCAGTTCGGTCAGGTCGAGCACAAATCGGGCAATACCCTTTTCGAGGTGCTTCACGAGCGCCGTTCTGAGCTCAGGCGCTGAAAACATATTCAGATCGCCGGTCAGCTGTACAACAGTGAAGTTCGGTTCGTCTTTAAAACTGAATGTTAGGCCTTTGTTTTTGTCGAGCATGCGACTCGGCCGTACTGCAAACAGACATAGTAAGTCAAGTTCTACTTTCGGTATTCTTTCTCAAACAGTTCTTTTTCAACCGCGGCGCACAATATATGCCCGATGAGTATATGGCATTCTTGAATACGTGGGGTTTCGTCTGACGGCACACGTACGCAATAATCGACCATGTCGGCCATTTTACCGCCTTTCATGCCGGTAAGCCCAATCGTTTTTAATCCTATTTTTTTAGCAACTTCAAGCGAATGTAAAACGTTTTTGGAATTGCCTGAGGTTGAGATCGCGATATAGATGTCACCCGGCTGTGCATTCGCTTCAAGCTGGCGCGAGAAAAGCAGTTCGTAACCATAGTCGTTGCCTATTGCAGTCAGCGCCGAGGTATCGGTCGTGAGTGCAATACTCGCGAGCGCGGGCCGGTCGAAATAAAAGCGACTGACAAATTCTGCCGCAATATGCTGCGCGTCTGCTGCACTGCCGCCATTGCCGGCGATCAGGGTCTTCTTGCCTGCCTTATAGGCCGCGATCACATCGGCACAGATCTTATCGAGCTGGTTAATGTTCGCTTCGTCAGCAAGGTAACGTTCTTTGACGCTGATCGAATCTTTAACCTGCGCACGAATGTAGTCTTTCATTAGACTCAATATAATAAAATCAGCTGGCGGTGAAAAGCTTTTTGAAGGCTTCTGGCACCGGGGCTTCGACGACGACGTCTTTGCCATCTGGGCCACGAAATTCGAGCCGGCGTGCATGCAGCATGAGCCGGTCGGCTGGTTCACCGCCGTAAGTTCGGTCGCCGATTATCGGCATGCCGAATTCAGAGAGATGCACACGCAGCTGGTGCGTTCGACCCGTGACAGGCTCGGCGCGAACCAGAGCCCTGGGTTCAAGCGTCTGCAGAATTTCGAAACGGCTAAAGGCAAAAGAGCCTTCGGGCTTCGCGCCCGTTTTGCCATGCGCAGCCAGCCATTCGGTGGATGCATAACGATTGTGTTTCTTCTCTGCGCGCACGAGCTCGTTCTTGATTTCCCACTTTTTTTCGCGCATGCCGGGCTTCATCTTCGTCGCAGCCACATACTCTTTTTTGATGAGATTTTCCTGAAAGAGGTTGGCGGCAAAAACATTCATCGCAGGGTCGGTCGTAAAAAGTATACATCCCGATGTTTCCGCATCAAGGCGGTGGTGAATTCCAAGGTACATGGTCTCCGGCGAAGAGCGCGTCGTGTTTGCCAGCAGTCGCTTCAGCGCCGCGACGAGGTTGTCGCGTGCATTGTCGAGCGTCGGCACTGTCGGCAGGCGTGGTGGTTTGTTCACGACGATGAGTCCGTTTTGGTGGTAGAGAATATCTGACGGGTTCAGGTCTGGCACATTCTGTTGCCGCGCCTGCGGCAGCCTGTCTGCCTTGTATTCGACACGCACTTCGATGCCGGCAAATACGGGTTTTGAAGCAATGCGGCAACGGCTGCCGTTGAGATAGGCTGCGCCGATCATAATCAGCTTGCGCACCATGCCCCGCGAGACGCCGCCTTCGACGCGCTCAGTCAAAAGAGCGT
The sequence above is a segment of the Turneriella parva DSM 21527 genome. Coding sequences within it:
- a CDS encoding tetratricopeptide repeat protein; its protein translation is MRNPYSYFLLAMLFFASAAGAQNQKKSSKDLAAEVDKLNWEGIDLSNDSRYLDAADRFQKAISLDDSRAARSYHNVAYTYELAGDKNKALENYQKAVVRNPQQTVSWASLGRMQYTMGLYKDAVFSGETTLKLDPRNASVQKWLPDAYSKLAEQKIYDARNDLTGDPATNPNCEARPEVIGEVGVFASAIGVIDKQSTALNLYKPAGVLQTPAGAYAEFNPLRELTFRLNGQTPYYGILQPTFYAGSQKIEMQYNFKYFFFGGGILFSQLNVENSTVPVSTTTYIQNTDYTSISDTKFGLFMGGRDDLTFFVLRIYPRYLFRDAESAPKSTSFDVAKVEIEYRRNLRLQLGSVVDEKQPISKGPFTDIIVKFVIDEIYLTEYKPTTGTDAVGHYFGTYDLSIGMEFGKLQREFDKVATTWGFLLTNRLYFQNTGNTNLTSFGNGQGYFGFNSTGATTGNAFSSYRGNSFIVTLFAAQMFKNRYILREQLFFEGTPGSERNHAIGLQLSFGVRF
- a CDS encoding STAS domain-containing protein, whose product is MLDKNKGLTFSFKDEPNFTVVQLTGDLNMFSAPELRTALVKHLEKGIARFVLDLTELAFVDSSGIGVLVSFVSMVKKRESSKVVICGLNEQIQNIFEVTRLLSVFNISADLESATKDVMA
- a CDS encoding NADH-quinone oxidoreductase subunit B, translated to MHPASSAGPEKGQFDQSFIVGALDDFISWGQSYSLWPFPFATACCGIEYMATSASDFDIARFGAERPSFSPRQADMILVLGTITYKMAPVLRNIYEQLADPRYVVSVGACASSGGMFHTYAVLQGIDRILPVDVYVPGCPPRPEAILEAVMQLQKKLRAQTIEERREEIRHKLALIEEKNRPIVVE
- a CDS encoding NADH-quinone oxidoreductase subunit A is translated as MPNSAVPTSLWPALLQLLFGVGFAGLILLLAHKIRPRTSKPAESHPDTFECGIPYTDDARGLFNVKFYLVAMIFIIFDVEAIFLMPWAVSFQPFREAGFGFVMLVELVIFMAILFIGYYYVLKKGALNWEDPN
- a CDS encoding cupin domain-containing protein; translated protein: MAAQYYDIQDSRRIFGSEVELMKFLKSLLIKDYKIYEMQNEKGTIVPYHAHAHTETILVLEGVMRLIIEEDIVDIYPGQMVTIQPFAVHMAAFPQESGARFYLLYSERGKQKLFPQQD
- the fliP gene encoding flagellar type III secretion system pore protein FliP (The bacterial flagellar biogenesis protein FliP forms a type III secretion system (T3SS)-type pore required for flagellar assembly.), encoding MKLLFRAAVVLALFFAAGAVFAQQVPIPRVDFNITQAKNPQQVALSLQILLLLTILSLAPAIILMLTSFTKIIIVFDFMKRALSLQNMPPNQVMVSLALFITFFIMAPTFDEMNKKAITPYLDGKISNTGFFKEAAAPLRKFMVKQIGREGIKEIALFVRLSKAERPKKIDDVSMQVLIPAFMLTEIKKAFIIGIYLFLPFLIIDMVVASVLMSMGMMMLPPVMISLPFKIILFVLVDGWTLLTYEIVRSYG
- a CDS encoding RluA family pseudouridine synthase — encoded protein: MATYGFKNPQKLHGERFDKVLHALLTERVEGGVSRGMVRKLIMIGAAYLNGSRCRIASKPVFAGIEVRVEYKADRLPQARQQNVPDLNPSDILYHQNGLIVVNKPPRLPTVPTLDNARDNLVAALKRLLANTTRSSPETMYLGIHHRLDAETSGCILFTTDPAMNVFAANLFQENLIKKEYVAATKMKPGMREKKWEIKNELVRAEKKHNRYASTEWLAAHGKTGAKPEGSFAFSRFEILQTLEPRALVRAEPVTGRTHQLRVHLSEFGMPIIGDRTYGGEPADRLMLHARRLEFRGPDGKDVVVEAPVPEAFKKLFTAS
- a CDS encoding SpoIIE family protein phosphatase, with product MPALYPNYFFVGSLLSFLFLLYVAILLFRVPNRSPASTQLAIAMVFTGIFNLSYLITHGIYTVPNFATRWLNFYTAMCAGLHVAAFFHSFPRVHSTRVVKWVLVIGHSSIILVSAWLAYVMFNSPLYYLFNSHFWDSDSLPAQKAVSLMILLHFLHFVATGIWRGFKERGDERSGVWLIAAAFLFATIPPAILQVLSRDNLIPRSTFMTATVIFNLFGYFAAIVTYINVTKDRTSVLWRITGITLLTVLLIFQAVAYYWLHDAERNFDALLYGRAREGYVLGRLPDYGVKKIIYDHKQSKLLSAPGEDYESETALLQQMQATYLHDSLQVLKGDAETVKKVALDLLAQVSKHSAIQSRYLQELVSRANYTDGATLTAAIRSLRSQQLYQIAKLRQMSDAEFEKKSGEVIAALDKKFPGLAEATEKLGELAATEKKQLLMASLTPWREEAQRLYRGQIHYAGSFPQHYVSYPFVDQGQQRVIEVAYPYIYYRQQIAAATWPLVIVILSSYLFILIGFSVFFRGALMRPINWLVDGLKEIHNDNFDARVKVQVEDEIGFMAKSFNKMARSIKAGRMRLQQYAEQLEEKVKERTQELQTTLKDVQALKAQQDGDYFLTTLLLKPLGVNEVDSSLVGIESVVRQKKKFEFRHWSKDIGGDINISHIIELEGKRHIAFVNGDAMGKSIQGAGGALVLGSVFHTIVERTQATLAMQQQAPERWLKNAFIELHRVFESFDGSMLMSGFFGLIDEHTGLMYHILAEHPRAVLYRNGKAEFIENDTMLRKLGTAGVEGKLQIATTQLEPGDVLFVGSDGRDDIILGYDEHGDRIINEDETLFLRIIEENGGRVTDIVGAIEQRGEIMDDLSIMRIERYVEQRNNHHAFDYGAVLSGVKRDLKTGQTDKAIRRIEAYLRQDEFYPEAVKNLAQIYYQTKDYEKAAQYAQDYLWLKPADAHFVYFASLCFRRIKDYRKSIDLSERLRLREVPIAKNLALLCDLHLRMGNFKRAEAMLSELIEIDKNFGSIDILKRKLADAQAKAAT
- a CDS encoding D-sedoheptulose-7-phosphate isomerase; its protein translation is MKDYIRAQVKDSISVKERYLADEANINQLDKICADVIAAYKAGKKTLIAGNGGSAADAQHIAAEFVSRFYFDRPALASIALTTDTSALTAIGNDYGYELLFSRQLEANAQPGDIYIAISTSGNSKNVLHSLEVAKKIGLKTIGLTGMKGGKMADMVDYCVRVPSDETPRIQECHILIGHILCAAVEKELFEKEYRK